AGCTCGTGCTGGGGATTCTCAATGCCAACCATCGTGGATGTGCCGCGCCAGCACAATGTCAAACGGGGCGAGATCCAGCAATAGATCCATAGGTATATGACCTTCGGAACCCAGGCGCTCAAGGTATACTCGAAATCTGTGGAAACGGTCCACCAGCAGGAGCTGAGGCGGCACCGTGAAAAGATCGGTGAACAGGGTCTGCAGATCGATGTTTTAGAAAGGCCGAAGCTATTTTCAGCGAGGAAGAGAGCTGGTCTTGGCGGTGAAAACGGAGCTTGAGGCTCGGGGCCATCAGGTCCGTTGTGAAAAAGTCGCCGAGGACCTGGAGAGTTGTTGGAGGATCATTCACTCCAAGGATCGCGCCGGGCCGAATGGGCCGGCAGTTACCTGATAATCCGGCGCAGCGCCGACGGTGGCAGCATCTCCAGGTCAGCATCGCTGAGTTGAAAATCCGAAGTGCTGAGTCCCTGGTCAGCCGTGAAGCTCCTTCAGGAAATCCCTCGTGATCGGTCAAAGAAGCACCGCTCTCGCTGTTCGTGAGTCCAGCCGATCACCTGGTCGCGGGCCGCCACTTTCCAGGCGGCGTAGCCCCAGCCCAGGGAGGCCGCCAACGAATCGTCAAGATAGGCCAGGTTTTTGTGATAGGAACCGACGATCCAGGGTGGGATCAGATCAAGATGGCGGTCGATCGGAAAGTCCCACAACCCTTTGTCCGGTCTGCGCCGGACGATCTCGATTGTCAAAGCTCCGAAGGCGGAGAACCGGCCGGCCCTGATCCCAATGATCGAAGATGACCTGACGGATTTGGGCCAGATCGCTGGAATTGACACAACGGCCACGGGTTGGTTAGACTGCTTTTCACATAATGATGGCAAGGCCGTGAAAAGTGCCGGCTTACGACGCCGGCGAACAATTGAATCCCTGTGATCCCTCGCACCTGGAAAAAGGTTCAGAAGAGCCGCATATATCTATTAAAGACGTATTTTACAGCTCTAAGTTTAATGATATACCTTTTCAAGGAGGTTCTGGAATGAAGATTCGCGCGATGGTTTTATTTTTTTTATTCATGTCGCTTGTGTCGGTCCCCGTGAACGCCGGTGCTGCCGAAGGCGGGATCAAGGACGCGGAATCCGCTTCCCATGGCTTCGAGGCATCGGAATATCAAGTCGTGGATGCGTATAAATTTCCCGGCTTGGAGGTCGTCCAGTTCCATCTGGCCGTGCTGTCTCATTATTCGTATATGGTGGTCAGCGACGGCCAGGCCCTTTTGGTGGACCCTGTGCGGGACGTGTTTGCGTATCTGGATTACGCTCAAAAAAACAATTTGAAAATCATGGGCGTGTTTCTGACCCACAACAACGCCGACTTTGTGGCCGGGCACATCGAAGTGGCCAAAATGATCGGCTGCCCGATCTATATTGGCAGCCATAGCGGTGCAAGCTTTCCTCATGAGCCGTTGCGTGAAGGCTCGGTTATCACTGTGGGCGACGCCGAAATACACATCCTGGAAACGCCCGGCCATACTCC
The sequence above is a segment of the Desulfosoma caldarium genome. Coding sequences within it:
- a CDS encoding Druantia anti-phage system protein DruA, whose product is MAVVSIPAIWPKSVRSSSIIGIRAGRFSAFGALTIEIVRRRPDKGLWDFPIDRHLDLIPPWIVGSYHKNLAYLDDSLAASLGWGYAAWKVAARDQVIGWTHEQRERCFFDRSRGIS